The following are from one region of the Dermacentor albipictus isolate Rhodes 1998 colony chromosome 5, USDA_Dalb.pri_finalv2, whole genome shotgun sequence genome:
- the LOC139060472 gene encoding uncharacterized protein translates to MLCIGKPYMITLNVDVSDGLVNGSVGTLKFIENDTHGKPLRIWLQFGELGSKLAIGTVAAAKSHQLRKLNRNIQPNWMPIERRTVTCVIDKKTKVSVRRCQLHVVQASAITIHKSQGGTYDEVVYSYAKNHPQKLVYVALSRATDINGLYLTNVDNDFTFYHGKANPDRKLADEFRRLQSHKLDTITAKCLAMTEQPHYLLISALNVRSLAAHAKDVHHDHILRHSSVLCFAETWMDPEEPLEIIDFLYCCGARRDHNRAAGVAIYLRTGLSAIPVEMFGTSHEVVELCAAKLPNGLLVVAAYFAPTALTKDVVHCLQLALTVHRSTPMLVVGDFNVDIKTNSNFLTLMRENIPFLSLVTRPTAVTTSRGTCIDLVFENQALVYQVEHISVYFSDHKASFMTVKNC, encoded by the coding sequence ATGCTGTGCATTGGCAAGCCTTACATGATCACCCTCAATGTGGATGTTTCCGATGGCCTTGTTAATGGATCGGTGGGAACACTGAAATTCATCGAAAACGACACCCATGGGAAACCGCTACGCATATGGTTGCAGTTCGGGGAGCTTGGCTCCAAACTTGCGATCGGAACCGTAGCGGCCGCAAAATCACACCAGTTACGCAAGCTCAACAGAAACATTCAACCGAACTGGATGCCGATTGAAAGGCGTACCGTCACCTGCGTTATCGATAAGAAGACGAAGGTATCGGTAAGAAGATGCCAGCTTCACGTTGTGCAGGCGAGCGCCATTACCATTCATAAATCCCAGGGTGGCACATATGATGAAGTCGTGTACTCCTACGCCAAGAATCATCCACAGAAGTTGGTATACGTGGCACTGAGTCGCGCTACAGACATCAACGGACTCTACCTGACCAATGTTGACAACGACTTCACATTCTACCACGGAAAAGCCAATCCGGACAGAAAGCTAGCCGATGAATTTCGTCGGTTGCAGTCCCACAAACTTGACACCATCACCGCCAAGTGCCTCGCCATGACTGAACAGCCGCACTACTTGTTGATCTCCGCTCTTAACGTACGCTCCCTTGCCGCACATGCCAAGGACGTACACCACGATCACATTCTGCGCCATTCCTCTGTACTTTGCTTTGCTGAAACCTGGATGGATCCCGAAGAGCCTCTCGAAATCATAGATTTCCTATACTGCTGTGGTGCTCGCAGAGACCACAACAGAGCGGCGGGAGTCGCTATCTACTTGCGCACAGGTCTCTCTGCAATACCAGTCGAAATGTTTGGCACGTCACATGAAGTTgtcgaactgtgcgccgcaaagttgcccaacggcttgctggtagtagctgcctacttcgcccctaccgcactcacgaaagacgtcgtgcactgcctgcaactcgcattaaccgtccatcgatccacaccgatgttagtagtgggggactttaatgttgacataaagacaaacagcaatttcctaacacttatgcgggagaacatcccgttcctctcgctcgtaacgcgtcccacggctgtgacaacctcgcgaggcacttgtatagatctcgtctttgagaatcaagcattggtgtaccaagtcgaacatatatcagtctatttctccgaccacaaagcttccttcatgactgtcaagaactgttag
- the LOC135911731 gene encoding kell blood group glycoprotein-like — protein MSVGQPASPATLRSILVDSSRKRSDRVQTGPDEVSSSSRPPITPTSRMRSTYTSMADSCSTLCCCVVMVSLMLLLVVLLFPRSGRAHHHVPCWTQPCLDFVAALAASINASRDPCQDFHSYVCDRWRPSFGGRSMLEDSAIAFRRDVGERAARTSPPRQLQNSYEKAVMLYKSCLAESAQGIDEFKRFLRKRYLPWPKVDKRVTMLDVALDLSFHWHFPIFFYVYRISSVPEPSTPSVYKRPSVRLVFTGGFLGLGPRLLLQERELRKNNTEHICRLRDALKERGDKESEAVSCKHLDELQRRVLSGSMTGGDEPFGDNDASWTTYDSLDSFAEELTPSVSAQRWLELLRKYMPHGESFGAAGTSIEVHNKLYMRKLERFLGSDQPQTDMLRVAGLCVVQGLGRFASNRLATLIYGDDHERARRHPDLCYAVVDQVLPHQLSARYVALLLHTERVAKATEVFSAVKSFVVKSLRNAAWFNAAVSPKAVETIKQSNLTYEAVLSGEVSGKELPSNAAAMSLPDLGDDFLENLSLIPHSYWDSNHRDLWMKARPSGSEADGTVRAALSSTTEVQRRWEDLWRQHEVPPLATASSQDVVLPNLYMLESVFPTGAYESVNYGVLGSLLARRLLAVLLMAPAAHSAPSHLSWPGHLDANDSAPCVWKAFSRDGRQSDGTAYRDHPRDMAAMLVAVASLKPLFDALSASPGYPDWSRGFEEYSADQLFFLALCFPSCRLRQNETVPVRGGPSQAAWCNVPLGLFHVFGEAFRCSAGQTMNPSSKCAVW, from the exons ATGTCCGTCGGCCAACCGGCTTCTCCGGCCACACTGCGGTCCATACTCGTCGACTCCTCGCGCAAGAGGTCCGACCGAGTTCAAACTGGCCCCGACGAAGTGTCTTCCAGC TCTCGGCCGCCCATCACGCCAacatcgcgcatgcgcagtacctaCACCTCGATGGCGGACTCGTGCAGCACCCTGTGCTGCTGCGTCGTCATGGTctcgctgatgctgctgctggtCGTGCTGCTGTTCCCGCGCAGTGGGCGCGCGCACCACCACGTCCCGTGCTGGACCCAGCCGtgcctcgacttcgtcgccgCACTGGCGGCCTCCATCAACGCATCGCGGGACCCGTGCCAGGACTTCCACAGCTACGTCTGCGACCGCTGGCGACCCAGCTTCGGAGGTCGCTCCATGCTGGAAGACTCGGCCATCGCCTTCCGCAGAGACGTGGGCGAACGCGCCGCCAGGACTTCGCCGCCGCGACAGTTGCAGAACAGTTACGAGAAGGCGGTCATGCTCTACAAGAGCTGTCTAGCCGAGAGCGCACAAGGAATCGACGAGTTCAAGCGGTTCCTGCGCAAACGCTACTTGCCCTGGCCAAAGGTAGACAAGCGCGTAACCATGCTGGACGTGGCTCTGGACTTGTCTTTCCACTGGCACTTCCCAATCTTCTTCTATGTTTATCGCATTTCCTCCGTGCCAGAGCCATCGACGCCATCAGTATACAAGCGGCCCTCCGTGCGACTTGTCTTTACAGGCGGCTTCCTGGGACTGGGTCCGCGCCTTCTGCTTCAGGAACGCGAGCTGCGCAAGAACAACACCGAGCATATCTGCCGCTTGCGCGACGCCCTCAAAGAGcgtggcgacaaggagtctgagGCGGTTTCCTGCAAGCACCTTGACGAACTTCAGCGAAGGGTTCTGAGTGGTTCGATGACCGGTGGCGATGAACCTTTCGGAGACAACGACGCGTCCTGGACTACGTACGACAGCCTGGACAGCTTTGCCGAAGAACTTACGCCGTCCGTCTCTGCACAGCGCTGGCTCGAGCTTTTAAGGAAATACATGCCCCACGGAGAGAGCTTCGGTGCTGCTGGGACTTCAATTGAAGTCCATAACAAGCTGTACATGCGCAAGCTGGAGAGGTTTCTCGGCTCGGACCAGCCTCAGACTGACATGCTTCGCGTCGCGGGTCTCTGCGTGGTCCAGGGCTTGGGTCGCTTCGCCAGCAATCGTCTTGCCACTCTCATCTACGGCGACGACCACGAACGTGCCCGGCGCCACCCGGACTTGTGCTACGCAGTCGTGGATCAGGTATTGCCGCACCAGCTGTCTGCACGCTACGTAGCACTCCTGCTCCACACCGAACGCGTCGCGAAGGCCACCGAAGTGTTCAGCGCGGTGAAATCTTTCGTCGTCAAATCTCTGCGCAATGCGGCCTGGTTCAACGCGGCCGTTTCCCCGAAAGCGGTCGAAACAATCAAGCAGAGCAACCTCACGTACGAGGCTGTGCTGAGCGGCGAAGTATCGGGCAAGGAGCTGCCTTccaatgcagcagccatgagCTTGCCAGACTTGGGTGATGACTTCCTGGAAAACCTGAGCCTCATTCCGCACTCGTACTGGGACAGCAATCACCGGGACCTGTGGATGAAGGCGCGTCCGTCGGGCTCCGAGGCCGACGGCACCGTCCGGGCCGCGCTGTCTTCGACGACCGAGGTGCAACGGCGCTGGGAGGACCTCTGGCGACAGCACGAAGTGCCGCCGTTGGCGACGGCGTCTAGCCAAGACGTTGTTCTTCCAAACCTCTACATGCTGGAGTCCGTGTTCCCGACCGGCGCGTACGAGAGCGTCAACTACGGCGTCCTAGGCTCGTTGCTGGCGCGCAGGCTTCTGGCGGTGCTGCTGATGGCGCCTGCTGCCCACAGTGCACCCAGCCACCTGTCGTGGCCGGGCCACCTCGACGCGAACGATAGCGCCCCTTGCGTGTGGAAGGCCTTCTCGCGCGATGGGCGACAGAGCGACGGCACAGCGTACAGGGACCATCCCAGAGACATGGCGGCCATGCTGGTGGCTGTCGCGTCGCTGAAGCCTCTGTTCGACGCGCTGTCCGCGAGTCCCGGATACCCGGACTGGAGCCGCGGCTTCGAAGAGTACAGCGCCGATCAGCTCTTCTTTCTGGCGCTCTGCTTTCCTAGCTGCAGGTTGCGCCAGAACGAAACGGTGCCCGTCCGAGGCGGCCCCAGCCAAGCCGCGTGGTGCAACGTTCCGCTGGGCCTCTTTCACGTTTTCGGCGAGGCATTCCGCTGCTCGGCCGGCCAGACGATGAACCCTAGCTCCAAGTGCGCCGTGTGGTGA